In a genomic window of Telopea speciosissima isolate NSW1024214 ecotype Mountain lineage chromosome 5, Tspe_v1, whole genome shotgun sequence:
- the LOC122662322 gene encoding WEB family protein At1g75720-like, with protein MIIFTKSQHPHPYSTLQTLMEPLSPPSEKRITIDHSSTVDTSRPFRSVKEAVVLFSERFLAGDIYTNKAYTSSRDDEHALGNTLKKIEAELEETKRELKLLKEKESETEIALASLNAELHKNMSKMAQAEATAAAAMAKAVTTRTLVVGENREDDIIEEEEEREKDPIVRTQSSVTIAQLLSHGEQESYYHGITKKQKKMMKKKPIIPLVGDLLFSRKKGSSTTLHNPLYSSSIV; from the coding sequence ATGATAATATTCACTAAGTCTCAACACCCCCACCCTTATTCAACCCTGCAAACACTCATGGAACCCTTATCCCCTCCTAGTGAGAAGAGAATCACTATTGATCACTCCAGCACCGTCGACACTTCTCGCCCTTTCCGGTCCGTCAAAGAGGCAGTCGTACTATTCAGTGAGAGGTTTCTAGCCGGTGACATCTACACTAACAAGGCTTACACCAGTTCTAGAGATGATGAACATGCACTAGGGAATACCTTGAAGAAGATAGAAGCTGAATTGGAGGAGACTAAGAGAGAATTGAAGTTATTAAAGGAGAAGGAATCAGAGACAGAGATAGCATTGGCTTCACTAAATGCTGAGCTTCACAAGAACATGTCTAAGATGGCCCAAGCAGAAGCAACCGCAGCGGCGGCCATGGCGAAGGCAGTTACAACAAGAACTCTAGTTGTTGGGGAGAATAGGGAAGATGACATCattgaggaggaagaggagagggAAAAGGACCCAATAGTGAGGACACAGAGCTCTGTAACAATAGCTCAACTACTGAGCCATGGGGAGCAAGAAAGTTATTACCATGGAATCacaaagaagcaaaagaagatgatgaagaagaagcctATAATTCCTCTTGTGGGAGATTTACTGTTCTCAAGGAAGAAAGGTTCCTCCACCACCCTCCACAATCCTCTCTATTCCTCCTCCATAGTATAG